A window of the Archocentrus centrarchus isolate MPI-CPG fArcCen1 chromosome 9, fArcCen1, whole genome shotgun sequence genome harbors these coding sequences:
- the LOC115785566 gene encoding aquaporin-3-like: protein MGRQKEYLDKLCRFFQIRNLLLRQALAECLGTLILVMFGCGAVAQRVLSGGSHGLFLTVNFAFGFAAMLGILVCGQISGGHLNPAVTFALCLLGRERWRKFPTYFLFQTIGAFFGAAIIFGMYYDALWDHPGSFNVTGPRATAGIFATYPAKHLNLVNGFFDQIIGTAALIVCILAIVDPYNNPIPQGLEAFTVGFVVLVIGLSMGFNSGYAVNPARDLGPRLFTAMAGWGSAVFTARDCWFLIPIFAPFLGALIGVIIYQLMVGFHTEGEARDKTDSTAQENVRLTNVASKDNSKEASKEMHVRNEC, encoded by the exons ATGGGGAGACAAAAGGAGTATCTGGATAAACTATGCCGCTTTTTCCAGATCCGTAACCTCCTGCTTCGACAAGCCCTGGCAGAGTGCCTCGGCACTCTCATCCTTgtg ATGTTTGGCTGTGGTGCTGTGGCCCAGAGGGTGTTGAGTGGTGGTTCTCATGGCTTGTTCCTTACTGTCAACTTTGCCTTCGGCTTTGCTGCCATGTTAGGCATCTTGGTCTGTGGCCAAATATCAG GTGGCCATCTCAACCCAGCAGTGACTTTTGCTTTGTGTCTGCTTGGAAGAGAGCGCTGGAGAAAGTTCCCCACGTACTTCCTCTTTCAGACAATTGGTGCTTTTTTTGGTGCTGCTATTATTTTTGGCATGTACTATG ATGCCCTGTGGGACCATCCTGGAAGTTTTAATGTGACTGGACCTAGAGCCACAGCTGGCATCTTTGCTACCTACCCTGCAAAGCATCTCAACCTTGTCAACGGTTTCTTTGATCAG ATTATCGGCACAGCAGCACTGATAGTTTGCATTCTGGCTATTGTGGATCCTTACAACAACCCCATCCCCCAAGGGCTGGAGGCCTTCACTGTGGGATTTGTGGTTCTGGTCATTGGATTGTCTATGGGCTTTAATTCTGGCTATGCAGTAAATCCTGCCAGAGACCTTGGACCGCGTCTTTTCACTGCCATGGCTGGGTGGGGGAGTGCCGTTTTCAC GGCTAGAGACTGCTGGTTCCTGATCCCTATTTTTGCCCCATTCCTTGGCGCCCTCATTGGTGTAATAATCTACCAATTAATGGTTGGTTTCCACACGGAGGGAGAGGCCCGTGAcaagacagacagcacagcCCAGGAGAATGTCCGACTCACCAATGTTGCTTCTAAAGACAACTCTAAAGAGGCGTCCAAAGAAATGCATGTTAGAAATGAGTGTTAG